ATATATAAAGGAGAAGAAGGATGAATGTAAAGATATTAAAATACGACCCGGCAATGGATGCAAAACCTTATTACAAAATCTATAATGTTCCATGGAAGAAAAACATAACGGTTCTTGAAATAATAGTATATGTTCATGAGAACCACGAAGCAATTGCCTTTGATTATTCCTGCCGGGGAAGGGTATGC
Above is a genomic segment from Pseudomonadota bacterium containing:
- a CDS encoding succinate dehydrogenase/fumarate reductase iron-sulfur subunit; translated protein: MNVKILKYDPAMDAKPYYKIYNVPWKKNITVLEIIVYVHENHEAIAFDYSCRGRVC